A single genomic interval of Nonomuraea rubra harbors:
- a CDS encoding MMPL family transporter, with protein sequence MVVAWVAIAVAAVLASGPLDDVRVTSGSSMLARGAESARVLDLLAKQSGRVVPALVVYERPGPLQRADLRAARQDLRQFASVPGVVGMASDPLPSADGHALQVTVLLSGKPGVLVSPLVERLRQITAEGSPPGLISHVSGAGGAAADYVDSFRRVDGTLLALSLAVVLLVLLAVYRSPVLWVIPMLAVVVAYLCSAAAIYALARSGLMTLRAATPEVFTVLVFGVATDYALLLVARYRERLRTTADEAAALKDALSGGIRTVVASALTVAGGVGCLVVADTHALRSIGAAAAVGILITTAVMVTLLPALMLLGGRRAFWPSTPRPGETARDGLWRGVAGFVGQRPRLAWAGSALLLTMLCLGLTTLDASGIPPSSLFTMRTDSVAGYDALRRHYPASAPVVVLARQDRSAAVEQAVHTAEGVVAMRPGPPAPWRTFDVVLAAEPNTPEAQRLVEDLRGAVRAAAGGAALVGGFTTELLDVQAALVDDAFLIVPLILLVVGLILVVLLRSLVAPLLLMGTVVLSFAATLGLCSALFTQFLGYPVVDASFALYAFVFLMAFGIDYNIFLMARVREEAVRLDTREATLHALRATGGVITAAGVVLAAAFFVLTVLPLVPVVQLGLLVAIGVVIDTVIVRSFLVPALAHHMGRRIWWPARAAS encoded by the coding sequence GTGGTCGTCGCATGGGTGGCCATCGCCGTCGCCGCCGTGCTCGCGAGCGGCCCGCTGGACGACGTCCGCGTCACCAGCGGCAGCTCCATGCTCGCCCGCGGCGCCGAGTCCGCCCGCGTCCTCGACCTGCTGGCCAAGCAGTCCGGCCGGGTGGTGCCCGCCCTCGTGGTCTACGAACGCCCCGGGCCGCTCCAGCGGGCCGATCTCCGGGCGGCCCGGCAGGACCTGCGGCAGTTCGCGAGCGTCCCCGGGGTGGTCGGCATGGCGTCCGACCCCCTGCCCAGCGCCGACGGGCACGCGCTCCAGGTCACCGTGCTGCTGTCCGGCAAGCCCGGCGTGCTCGTCAGCCCGCTGGTCGAGCGGCTGCGCCAGATCACCGCCGAGGGCAGCCCGCCGGGGCTGATCAGCCACGTGAGCGGCGCGGGCGGCGCCGCGGCCGACTACGTCGACTCCTTCCGCCGGGTCGACGGCACGCTGCTGGCGCTCAGCCTGGCCGTGGTGCTCCTGGTGCTGCTCGCCGTCTACCGCAGCCCCGTCCTGTGGGTGATCCCCATGCTGGCCGTGGTGGTGGCCTACCTGTGCTCCGCCGCCGCGATCTACGCGCTGGCCCGCTCGGGGCTGATGACGCTGCGGGCCGCCACCCCCGAGGTCTTCACCGTGCTGGTGTTCGGCGTCGCCACCGACTACGCGCTGCTGCTCGTCGCCCGCTACCGCGAACGGCTGCGCACCACCGCCGACGAGGCCGCGGCGCTCAAGGACGCGCTGTCGGGCGGCATCCGCACGGTCGTCGCCTCGGCCCTGACGGTGGCGGGCGGCGTCGGCTGCCTCGTGGTGGCCGACACGCACGCGCTGCGCTCCATCGGCGCGGCGGCCGCCGTCGGCATCCTGATCACGACGGCCGTGATGGTGACGCTGCTGCCCGCGCTGATGCTCCTGGGCGGGCGGCGCGCGTTCTGGCCGAGCACGCCGCGCCCCGGGGAGACGGCGCGCGACGGGCTGTGGCGGGGCGTGGCGGGCTTCGTCGGCCAGCGCCCCCGCCTCGCCTGGGCGGGCTCCGCCCTGCTGCTGACCATGCTCTGCCTGGGCCTGACCACGCTCGACGCCTCGGGCATCCCGCCGTCGTCCCTGTTCACGATGCGTACGGACTCCGTCGCCGGCTACGACGCCCTGCGCCGGCACTACCCCGCCAGCGCCCCCGTCGTGGTCCTGGCCAGGCAGGACAGGAGCGCCGCCGTGGAGCAGGCGGTGCACACGGCGGAGGGCGTGGTGGCGATGCGGCCGGGGCCGCCCGCCCCGTGGCGCACGTTCGACGTCGTGCTCGCCGCGGAGCCGAACACGCCGGAGGCCCAACGCCTGGTGGAAGACCTGCGCGGCGCCGTGCGGGCGGCGGCGGGAGGCGCGGCCCTGGTGGGCGGGTTCACCACCGAGCTGCTCGACGTGCAGGCCGCGCTCGTCGACGACGCGTTCCTCATCGTGCCGCTGATCCTGCTGGTCGTCGGGCTGATCCTGGTCGTCCTGCTGCGCTCGCTGGTCGCGCCGTTGCTGCTGATGGGCACGGTGGTGCTGTCGTTCGCGGCCACGCTGGGATTGTGCTCGGCGCTGTTCACCCAGTTCCTCGGCTATCCGGTCGTCGACGCGTCGTTCGCCCTGTACGCGTTCGTCTTCCTCATGGCCTTCGGCATCGACTACAACATCTTCCTGATGGCCCGCGTCCGTGAGGAGGCCGTCCGGCTCGACACCCGCGAGGCGACCCTGCACGCCCTGCGCGCGACCGGCGGCGTCATCACCGCGGCCGGGGTGGTGCTGGCGGCGGCGTTCTTCGTGCTGACCGTGCTGCCGCTGGTGCCGGTCGTACAGCTCGGGCTGCTGGTGGCGATCGGGGTCGTCATCGACACGGTGATCGTGCGGTCGTTCCTCGTGCCGGCGCTGGCCCACCACATGGGGCGGCGGATCTGGTGGCCGGCGCGTGCCGCTTCGTGA